A genomic stretch from Chitinophaga lutea includes:
- a CDS encoding TolC family protein translates to MKCPTPHKTLRSLLLLAALILAVQPLAAQRDTSGPHHFTLEEAVRYALRNQNNVLNARLNRQASLEKIREMRGKLFPHINVNGSLTDNLKLQTSYIPDFSGNPDNKIPVQFGTKFSSQVIGEATQTILNSDYFLGLRAAKVYDQLSVKDYERTAIATRVAVSNAFFNVLVNRESIRLTDANLVQISKALKDTRARYDEGVSERIDVDRLQVSYNKSENQRANLERLMAFSLELLKFEMGMPLQESLTLEDELKSFAREMPDSINYSVQDRPEYAMQRTQVELDKLNLKSKKLEVVPSLNAHINYGVNWFSDAFSDLYKTGFGASNMGLTLSLPLFTGTERLFQVKQREITLQQSQNNLSYLTQQIQLEVREAWTTYKNNSASLLTEEKNMALTQGVYDRVLLKFGQGVSSSLDVTTADSDLKQAQSDYIQALLNTLISKVKLDQAMGKIKPQ, encoded by the coding sequence ATGAAGTGCCCGACTCCACATAAAACGCTCCGTAGTTTATTGCTGCTGGCGGCTTTGATACTTGCCGTGCAGCCGTTGGCGGCCCAGCGGGACACTTCCGGCCCGCATCATTTCACCCTCGAAGAAGCCGTCCGGTACGCCCTTCGTAACCAGAACAACGTGCTGAACGCGCGCCTGAACCGGCAGGCCTCACTCGAAAAGATCCGCGAAATGCGCGGCAAACTGTTTCCCCACATCAATGTGAACGGGTCACTCACCGATAACCTGAAACTGCAGACCTCTTACATCCCGGATTTTTCCGGCAACCCCGACAACAAGATCCCCGTGCAGTTCGGCACCAAATTCTCTTCGCAGGTAATCGGCGAAGCCACACAGACTATTCTCAACAGCGATTATTTTCTCGGCCTGCGCGCCGCCAAAGTATACGACCAGCTCTCTGTAAAAGACTACGAACGTACCGCCATCGCCACGAGAGTAGCGGTGAGCAACGCCTTCTTCAACGTGCTCGTGAACCGCGAAAGCATCCGGCTGACGGACGCGAACCTCGTACAGATCAGCAAGGCGTTGAAAGATACCCGTGCCCGTTATGACGAGGGCGTTTCGGAAAGGATCGATGTGGACCGGCTGCAGGTGTCGTACAACAAATCCGAAAACCAGCGCGCCAACCTCGAACGCCTGATGGCGTTCTCGCTCGAGCTGCTGAAATTCGAGATGGGCATGCCGTTGCAGGAATCGCTTACGCTTGAAGATGAACTGAAAAGCTTCGCGAGAGAAATGCCGGACAGCATCAACTACAGCGTGCAGGACCGGCCGGAATACGCCATGCAGCGCACGCAGGTGGAGCTCGACAAACTGAACCTGAAAAGCAAAAAACTGGAAGTGGTGCCTTCGCTGAACGCGCATATCAATTACGGCGTGAACTGGTTTTCCGATGCGTTCTCCGACCTGTATAAAACGGGCTTCGGCGCCTCCAATATGGGCCTCACTTTGTCGCTGCCGCTCTTTACCGGCACGGAAAGGCTTTTCCAGGTAAAACAGCGCGAGATCACGCTGCAGCAATCACAGAACAACCTGTCTTATTTAACACAACAGATACAACTGGAAGTAAGAGAGGCGTGGACCACTTACAAAAACAACTCCGCCTCCCTGCTCACCGAAGAAAAAAACATGGCGCTGACGCAGGGCGTGTACGACCGTGTGCTGCTGAAATTCGGGCAGGGTGTATCATCAAGCCTCGATGTGACCACGGCCGACAGTGACCTGAAACAGGCGCAGAGCGATTACATACAGGCCCTTCTCAATACATTGATCAGCAAAGTGAAGCTCGACCAGGCGATGGGCAAAATCAAACCACAATAA
- the pgl gene encoding 6-phosphogluconolactonase, giving the protein MELHIAKDTQQLSENLAAFISQYIQEVLQQQDRFTFALSGGNTPKALYALLAKEPYVNMIDWKKVHFFWGDERAVPFEDSRNNARMAYDVLLDKVGALPENIFVMRTDIEPEAAAAEYEKTLHEYFDGKPNTFDLVLLGMGDDGHTLSLFPGLPIVHERKAWVKAFWLEAQAMYRITLTAPVTNLSACVVFMATGAGKALTLKSVIDGATDPDKFPSQLIRPENGQLHWFVDEAAAEALQV; this is encoded by the coding sequence ATGGAACTGCATATCGCAAAAGACACGCAGCAACTCAGCGAAAACCTGGCCGCCTTCATCAGCCAGTACATCCAGGAAGTGCTCCAGCAACAGGACCGGTTTACCTTCGCCCTCTCGGGCGGCAATACGCCGAAAGCCCTGTACGCGTTGCTGGCCAAAGAGCCCTACGTGAACATGATCGACTGGAAGAAGGTGCATTTTTTCTGGGGCGACGAAAGGGCCGTACCTTTTGAAGACAGCCGCAATAACGCCCGCATGGCGTATGATGTGCTGCTCGACAAGGTGGGCGCCCTGCCGGAGAATATCTTTGTGATGCGCACCGACATCGAGCCGGAAGCGGCCGCTGCGGAATATGAAAAAACGCTGCACGAATATTTCGACGGCAAACCGAATACGTTCGACCTGGTGCTGCTGGGCATGGGCGACGACGGCCACACGCTGTCTCTCTTCCCCGGCCTGCCCATCGTGCACGAGCGCAAGGCCTGGGTGAAAGCCTTCTGGCTCGAGGCGCAGGCGATGTACCGCATCACGCTCACAGCCCCGGTCACCAACCTTTCGGCCTGCGTGGTGTTCATGGCCACCGGCGCCGGCAAAGCCCTGACGTTAAAGAGCGTGATCGACGGCGCTACCGACCCCGATAAATTCCCTTCCCAGCTCATCCGTCCCGAAAACGGGCAGCTGCACTGGTTTGTGGACGAAGCAGCCGCGGAAGCGCTGCAGGTATAA
- a CDS encoding efflux RND transporter permease subunit, with translation MISKTFIERKNTTIVIAVILVIVGLICMINLPIAQLPDIAPPVVDVRANYIGANSTTVEETVTTPIENQVNGTPGAMYIQSVSANDGSMSITVTFEIGTNPDISALDVQNRVNFALPAVPDDVRRVGVTTKKRSNDMLMVVALNSPKGTHNSEFLNNYLNIYIKPELARVPGVGDVNAFSQDYSMRIWLNPDKMAALNITPADVARAIQEQNTQAPAGIIGSPPAGKGQAFEYTVKVKGRLLTSEEFGNIIVATNPQTGSLVRLSDISRQQLGSFSYAVEVKADGKTGTGMAIYLAPGANALDVAERVENKFRELAKSFPEDVNWLVPFETVSFVKISIREVVQTFIEAMLLVILVVYLFLQSWRATLVPVLVIPVSLIGTFIFFTLLGFSINTLTLFGFVLAIGIVVDDAIVVVEAVQHHIDVNGMSPLEATYRAMTEVQAPVIAIGLILAAVFVPVAFIPGVSGKLYQQFALTIAFSVILSAFLALTLTPALCAVVLRPSQLNENSRGLNKLHYKFNRWFTRFTEKYTHGVRRAIKQTAFILILLGILFGTAFILFKKVPTTFVPQEDMGALFLVVELPDASSSVRTREVVERINTILASDSAVQHFMGVSGINFVANAIKPNSATFFVNLKPWDERLAKGDDMGTVSGRIQGKLAQITEATALALPSPTLRGMGTSTGFTYVLEQRSGTDIAEFTKVLQNLLMAANKRPEIARAYAFFSSTTPEFNVEVNRDRCKQMGVAVNDVFSALQTFLGGLYVNDFTRFGRSFRVVLQADTAFRKTVNDLQFYHVRNQQGEMVPLSSLITTKLGAGAPVINHFNLYRSAEISGTSKPGFSSGDAIKAMEEVSKEVLPANFGYEWSNISKQEIEAGNKSTMIFALSILFVFLLLTALYESWSVPFSVLLAVPVALFGSIVALWLSGQANSVYSQIGLITLIGLSAKNAILIVEFCKERVDRGMPLIQATLEAVSLRFRPILMTSFAFILGVMPLALAKGAGAASRVNIGFTVVGGMLAATVLAIFSVPVLYVLITRLAYGKKKLAELEEEGKKNPPPPSTPH, from the coding sequence ATGATCTCTAAAACATTCATAGAACGGAAGAACACAACGATCGTGATTGCGGTCATCCTGGTGATTGTAGGGCTCATCTGCATGATCAACCTGCCCATTGCGCAGCTGCCGGATATTGCGCCGCCGGTGGTGGACGTGCGGGCCAACTACATCGGCGCCAACTCCACCACCGTGGAGGAAACGGTGACCACGCCCATCGAAAACCAGGTGAACGGCACGCCCGGCGCCATGTACATACAGTCGGTCAGCGCCAACGATGGTTCCATGAGCATCACCGTTACGTTCGAGATCGGCACCAACCCGGACATCTCCGCGCTCGACGTGCAGAACCGCGTGAACTTCGCGCTGCCGGCCGTTCCGGATGACGTGCGGAGAGTGGGTGTAACCACCAAAAAACGTTCGAACGACATGCTGATGGTGGTGGCGCTGAACTCCCCCAAAGGCACGCATAATTCGGAATTCCTCAACAACTACCTCAATATTTATATCAAACCCGAGCTGGCCCGCGTACCGGGTGTGGGCGACGTGAACGCCTTTTCGCAGGATTACAGCATGCGCATCTGGCTGAACCCCGACAAGATGGCCGCGCTCAACATCACGCCGGCCGACGTGGCCCGCGCCATACAGGAGCAGAATACGCAGGCGCCTGCCGGTATCATCGGTTCCCCACCCGCCGGTAAAGGACAGGCATTCGAATACACCGTAAAAGTCAAAGGCCGTTTGCTGACATCGGAAGAATTCGGCAACATCATCGTGGCCACCAATCCGCAAACCGGGTCGCTGGTGCGCCTCAGCGACATTTCGCGCCAGCAGCTCGGCTCTTTCTCGTATGCCGTGGAAGTAAAGGCGGACGGTAAAACCGGCACCGGCATGGCCATTTACCTGGCTCCCGGCGCCAATGCCCTCGACGTGGCCGAGCGCGTGGAAAACAAATTCAGGGAACTGGCGAAGTCGTTTCCCGAAGACGTGAACTGGCTTGTGCCGTTCGAAACCGTTTCGTTCGTGAAGATTTCCATCAGGGAAGTGGTGCAGACTTTTATCGAGGCCATGCTGCTGGTGATACTCGTGGTGTACCTCTTCCTGCAAAGCTGGCGCGCCACGCTGGTGCCCGTGCTCGTGATCCCCGTTTCGCTTATCGGCACGTTCATCTTCTTCACCCTGCTCGGGTTTTCGATCAATACGCTGACGCTATTCGGTTTTGTGCTGGCCATCGGGATTGTGGTGGACGACGCCATTGTGGTGGTGGAAGCCGTGCAGCATCACATCGACGTGAACGGCATGAGCCCGCTCGAAGCCACCTACCGCGCGATGACGGAAGTGCAGGCGCCGGTGATCGCCATCGGGCTGATACTGGCGGCGGTGTTCGTGCCCGTGGCATTCATTCCCGGCGTGAGCGGCAAACTGTACCAGCAGTTCGCATTGACCATCGCATTTTCCGTGATCCTCTCCGCGTTCCTGGCGTTGACGCTCACCCCCGCGCTCTGTGCCGTGGTGCTGCGCCCTTCGCAGCTCAATGAAAACTCCAGGGGCCTCAACAAACTGCACTACAAATTCAACCGCTGGTTTACCCGCTTCACCGAAAAGTATACCCATGGCGTACGGCGGGCTATCAAACAAACTGCGTTCATACTGATATTATTGGGCATCCTGTTCGGAACGGCCTTTATCCTGTTCAAAAAAGTACCCACCACCTTTGTGCCGCAGGAAGATATGGGCGCGCTTTTCCTGGTGGTGGAACTGCCGGACGCTTCCTCTTCCGTGCGCACCCGCGAGGTGGTGGAGCGCATCAACACCATCCTCGCCTCCGATTCCGCCGTGCAGCATTTCATGGGCGTGTCGGGCATCAACTTCGTGGCCAATGCCATCAAACCCAACTCCGCCACCTTCTTCGTGAACCTCAAACCCTGGGACGAACGGTTGGCGAAGGGCGACGATATGGGCACCGTTTCCGGCCGCATCCAGGGCAAACTGGCGCAGATCACAGAAGCCACGGCGCTGGCCCTGCCCTCGCCTACCCTGCGCGGCATGGGCACCTCCACCGGCTTCACCTACGTGCTGGAGCAACGCAGCGGTACAGACATCGCCGAATTCACCAAAGTGCTGCAAAACCTCCTGATGGCCGCCAACAAACGGCCTGAAATAGCCCGGGCGTATGCATTCTTCAGCTCCACCACCCCGGAATTCAACGTGGAGGTGAACCGCGACCGCTGCAAGCAGATGGGCGTGGCGGTAAACGATGTGTTCAGCGCGCTGCAGACATTCTTAGGCGGCCTCTATGTGAATGATTTTACCCGCTTCGGGAGAAGCTTCCGCGTGGTACTGCAGGCGGATACGGCGTTCCGTAAAACGGTGAACGACCTGCAATTCTATCATGTGCGTAACCAGCAGGGAGAAATGGTGCCGCTCAGTTCGCTGATCACCACCAAACTGGGCGCGGGCGCGCCGGTGATCAACCACTTTAACCTGTACCGTTCGGCAGAAATCAGCGGCACCAGTAAACCCGGCTTCAGCAGCGGCGATGCCATCAAGGCGATGGAAGAAGTGTCGAAGGAAGTGCTGCCGGCCAACTTCGGCTATGAATGGTCGAATATCTCCAAACAGGAAATTGAAGCAGGCAATAAAAGCACGATGATCTTCGCGTTGTCGATCCTCTTCGTGTTTTTGCTGCTCACTGCGTTATACGAAAGTTGGTCTGTCCCATTCTCTGTACTGCTGGCGGTTCCGGTAGCCCTGTTCGGCTCAATTGTCGCCCTGTGGCTATCCGGACAAGCCAACAGCGTTTATTCGCAGATCGGCCTGATCACGCTGATCGGGCTGTCTGCCAAAAACGCCATTCTGATCGTTGAGTTCTGTAAGGAGCGGGTAGACAGGGGGATGCCCCTGATCCAGGCCACCCTCGAAGCGGTGAGCCTCCGTTTCCGGCCCATCCTGATGACGTCGTTCGCCTTCATCCTGGGCGTTATGCCGCTGGCGCTGGCCAAAGGAGCCGGCGCCGCTTCGCGCGTCAACATCGGTTTCACGGTGGTGGGCGGTATGCTCGCGGCCACGGTGCTGGCCATTTTCAGCGTGCCGGTGCTGTACGTGCTCATTACCCGGCTGGCTTACGGTAAAAAGAAACTGGCCGAACTGGAAGAAGAAGGTAAGAAGAACCCGCCGCCGCCCTCAACGCCGCATTGA
- a CDS encoding efflux RND transporter periplasmic adaptor subunit, which yields MHRTRNIYIGLLLPLLCACGGKRQAPAGPMPKPTVSVYEVQPASFPVSEKFPASLTGNVIVDIKSDVTGFLEAIRVKDGSNVNKGQVLYEVDKSRSQATYEQSQASVLQAEADLAMKKKDYERYSNLLKQDAISKQTVDQAETALRTAEAMLASAKAARARSGTDINHAVLRAPLSGKIGIALVRVGDLVTAGQTVINTLVNENPIYADIDLPQSRYMEFGRRGGQRFFLASANGEKYPHEGKVLLVNNVVDARTGTIRMRLTFPNPEGMLKSGMTATVQVQSPPSDSALAIPARAIVELLGEVKAYVVDRNNVVQTRTVERGPLADSLMIVRSGLQAGERVVVDGIQKVRQGDTVNIK from the coding sequence ATGCACCGCACCCGGAACATTTACATTGGCCTGTTACTGCCGCTGCTTTGTGCATGCGGCGGCAAACGGCAGGCGCCCGCGGGCCCCATGCCGAAGCCGACCGTTTCGGTGTATGAAGTGCAACCGGCCAGCTTTCCCGTTTCGGAGAAATTCCCCGCCTCGCTGACAGGCAATGTGATCGTGGACATCAAATCGGACGTGACGGGTTTTCTAGAGGCCATCCGCGTAAAGGACGGCAGCAATGTGAACAAGGGACAGGTATTGTATGAAGTGGACAAAAGCCGCAGCCAGGCCACTTACGAACAAAGCCAGGCCAGCGTGCTGCAGGCGGAGGCCGATCTGGCCATGAAGAAAAAAGACTACGAACGTTACAGCAACCTGCTGAAACAGGATGCGATATCAAAACAGACGGTGGACCAGGCGGAAACGGCGCTCAGGACCGCGGAAGCGATGCTTGCGTCGGCGAAGGCCGCCCGCGCCCGCAGCGGAACGGACATCAACCATGCCGTGCTCCGCGCGCCGCTGAGCGGTAAAATCGGCATTGCGCTGGTGCGCGTCGGCGACCTCGTCACGGCCGGGCAAACGGTGATCAATACACTCGTGAATGAAAATCCCATCTATGCCGACATCGACCTGCCGCAAAGCCGCTACATGGAATTCGGCCGGCGGGGCGGGCAGCGTTTCTTCCTCGCATCCGCCAACGGTGAAAAATATCCGCACGAAGGAAAAGTACTGCTCGTCAACAACGTGGTGGATGCCAGAACCGGCACCATCCGCATGCGGCTCACCTTTCCCAACCCGGAAGGCATGCTGAAAAGCGGGATGACGGCCACCGTGCAGGTGCAATCGCCCCCATCCGATTCCGCACTGGCCATTCCCGCCAGGGCCATCGTGGAGCTGCTGGGTGAAGTAAAAGCATATGTGGTGGACCGGAATAACGTGGTGCAGACCAGGACCGTGGAAAGAGGGCCCCTGGCAGACAGCCTGATGATCGTCCGTTCCGGGCTGCAGGCCGGCGAACGGGTGGTGGTGGACGGCATACAGAAAGTTCGCCAGGGCGATACAGTCAATATCAAATAA
- a CDS encoding energy transducer TonB, with the protein METTKLEKSDFLDILFDARNKDYGAYELRRRYDRRVRNAVLGMGGLVLLVIGGYTISTKLLASGEVNHKVIVPADIIELKNIPKEEKVLTPPPTIRQPAPAASKPTVQHVVFKIEKDENVKPEDEPMKNADLKDPAIGFKTDLNGDPNGSDNGIENGLKGGNDVIEAPKAEKKEDIPTIVEIMPEFPGGQDALAKFLRNNLRYPPMAIDNAVQGTVFVKFVVRGNGEITDVELIGVKKGAGLDEEALRVVKKMPKWKPGRQNGQSVPVYFNLPIKFHLEGE; encoded by the coding sequence ATGGAAACAACCAAACTCGAAAAATCCGATTTTCTCGACATTCTTTTCGATGCCCGGAACAAAGATTACGGGGCTTATGAATTGCGCCGGCGGTATGACCGGCGGGTGCGCAACGCCGTGCTGGGCATGGGCGGCCTTGTGCTGCTCGTGATCGGCGGCTATACGATTTCCACGAAGCTGCTGGCCTCCGGTGAGGTGAACCACAAAGTCATCGTACCGGCCGATATCATCGAACTGAAAAACATCCCGAAAGAAGAAAAAGTACTCACTCCGCCGCCCACTATCCGCCAGCCGGCGCCTGCGGCGTCGAAGCCGACCGTACAGCACGTGGTATTCAAGATTGAAAAAGATGAAAACGTGAAGCCGGAAGATGAGCCGATGAAAAACGCCGACCTGAAAGACCCGGCCATCGGCTTCAAAACGGATCTCAACGGCGACCCGAACGGTTCGGACAACGGTATTGAGAACGGACTGAAAGGTGGCAACGACGTGATCGAAGCACCGAAAGCGGAGAAAAAGGAAGACATCCCGACGATCGTGGAAATCATGCCGGAATTCCCCGGCGGCCAGGACGCACTGGCTAAATTCCTCCGCAATAACCTGCGTTATCCCCCCATGGCCATCGACAATGCCGTGCAGGGTACCGTGTTCGTGAAGTTCGTGGTGCGGGGCAATGGCGAGATCACCGACGTGGAGCTTATCGGCGTCAAAAAAGGCGCGGGCCTCGACGAAGAAGCACTCCGGGTAGTGAAGAAAATGCCCAAATGGAAACCCGGCCGGCAAAACGGGCAGAGCGTGCCAGTGTACTTCAATCTCCCCATCAAATTCCACCTGGAAGGCGAATGA
- a CDS encoding monovalent cation:proton antiporter-2 (CPA2) family protein — protein sequence MSNESFFYQALVYLATMVVFVPLAKKLNLGSVLGYLIGGIIIGPALLGLIGHGGEDLMHFAEFGVVMMLFLIGLELEPSLLWKLRAPILGLGGLQVTVTAILIAGLGFMLGLRWNEALVLGMILSLSSTAIVLQILNEKGQMGSAAGQSAFSVLLFQDVAVIPMLAIFPLLGPEGAAGTVEDGQSLIAHQPAWAKTLIVFGAVSVLVVGGRYVVKPILHIVARTRLRELFTASALLLVVAIAVLMTLVGLSPALGAFLGGVVLANSEYRHELESDIEPFKGLLLGLFFIGVGATINFDLILQQPWLVSGLVAGILVLKFSVLAGLGKLFRLSGEQNLLFAFALPQVGEFAFVLFSFSKQSKLLPVELIDIMMAVVAITMALTPLLMLAYEKVIVPRFGCTANKEEREQDAIDEKNPVIIAGFDHFGTVVGRFLRASGVHSTVLDLDSDRVDLLRQMGLKVYYGDAARFDMLKSAGAEQARLIVIAMATPEKNLEVVETVKKHYPHLQMLVRATQNADAFDLMNAGVLHIYRETIDTSLRLASDVLEMLGRRAYQSQRAARMFRRFDEKSLKGLAAYRDDKQYVNVARERMEELQKLIQADAYTNMLIRDAGWDRDNAEERN from the coding sequence ATGTCGAACGAATCATTTTTTTACCAGGCGTTAGTGTACCTCGCCACCATGGTGGTATTTGTGCCGCTGGCCAAAAAGCTGAACCTGGGCTCGGTGCTGGGTTATCTCATCGGCGGTATCATCATCGGCCCGGCGCTGCTGGGGCTGATCGGGCATGGCGGGGAAGACCTCATGCACTTTGCGGAGTTCGGGGTGGTGATGATGTTATTCCTGATCGGCCTCGAGCTGGAGCCTTCGCTGCTCTGGAAGCTGCGTGCGCCCATTCTCGGGCTCGGCGGGCTGCAGGTAACGGTAACGGCCATACTGATCGCGGGCCTCGGTTTTATGCTGGGGCTGCGGTGGAACGAGGCGCTGGTGCTGGGCATGATCTTGTCGCTGTCGTCTACCGCGATCGTATTACAGATATTGAATGAAAAAGGGCAGATGGGGTCCGCGGCTGGGCAAAGCGCGTTTTCCGTGCTGTTGTTCCAGGATGTGGCGGTAATCCCGATGCTGGCCATTTTCCCGTTGCTGGGGCCTGAAGGGGCGGCCGGAACGGTGGAAGACGGGCAGTCGCTGATCGCGCATCAGCCGGCCTGGGCCAAAACGCTGATCGTGTTCGGCGCGGTGAGCGTACTGGTGGTGGGTGGCCGCTATGTGGTGAAACCCATCCTGCACATTGTAGCCCGCACCCGCCTGCGCGAATTGTTCACAGCATCGGCGCTGCTGCTGGTAGTGGCTATCGCGGTACTGATGACGCTGGTGGGCCTGAGCCCCGCGCTGGGCGCATTTCTGGGCGGGGTAGTGCTCGCCAACAGCGAATACCGTCATGAACTGGAAAGCGACATCGAACCGTTCAAGGGATTGCTGCTGGGCCTGTTTTTTATCGGCGTGGGCGCCACTATCAACTTCGATCTCATCCTGCAGCAGCCCTGGCTGGTAAGCGGCCTCGTGGCCGGCATACTCGTGCTGAAATTTTCGGTGCTGGCCGGTTTGGGCAAGCTGTTCCGTCTCAGCGGTGAACAGAACCTCCTCTTTGCTTTTGCTTTACCGCAGGTGGGTGAATTCGCCTTTGTGCTGTTTTCGTTTTCGAAACAATCGAAATTACTCCCGGTAGAACTGATCGATATCATGATGGCCGTAGTGGCCATCACCATGGCGCTGACGCCGCTGCTGATGCTGGCTTATGAAAAAGTGATTGTGCCGCGATTCGGCTGCACGGCCAATAAAGAAGAACGTGAGCAGGATGCGATCGATGAAAAGAACCCCGTGATCATCGCCGGCTTCGATCATTTCGGGACGGTGGTAGGCCGTTTCCTGCGCGCCAGCGGGGTGCATTCCACGGTACTTGATCTGGATTCCGACCGGGTAGACCTGTTGCGGCAGATGGGCCTGAAAGTGTATTACGGCGATGCGGCGCGTTTCGACATGCTGAAATCCGCCGGGGCTGAACAGGCGCGCCTCATCGTGATCGCCATGGCGACACCGGAAAAGAACCTCGAAGTGGTGGAAACGGTGAAAAAACACTACCCGCATCTGCAGATGCTGGTGAGGGCGACTCAGAACGCGGACGCTTTCGACCTGATGAATGCCGGTGTTCTCCACATCTACAGGGAAACCATCGATACCTCTTTACGCCTCGCCTCCGACGTACTGGAAATGCTGGGCCGCCGCGCCTACCAGTCACAGCGCGCGGCGCGCATGTTCCGCCGCTTCGACGAAAAATCACTGAAAGGCCTCGCGGCTTACCGCGACGATAAACAATACGTGAACGTAGCCCGCGAAAGAATGGAAGAACTGCAAAAACTCATACAGGCGGATGCCTACACGAACATGCTCATCCGTGATGCGGGCTGGGACCGGGATAATGCGGAGGAAAGGAACTGA
- a CDS encoding glycoside hydrolase family 18 protein, with protein MAFIPAAPPGKKPVVIAYVGGYRGLIANPASIMVEKLTHINYAFVDIKNGQAWLTNEATDTVNFRALNALKFRNPALKILISIGGWAWSENFSDAVLTEAGRQLFAATAVDIVRKYQLDGVDIDWEYPGVPGEEGNVYRPEDKQHYTLMFKALRASLDTLQRETGRPYLLTTAVGGGRYFTEHTEMDKAQQYLDYVNIMTYDYKTSATGLAGHHTNLYGSTKDTAEASAHRSVQIYLEAGVPAEKLVMGAAFYGRGWTLKDGTNRGLNQQALKGARGGGYTRLKDSLINQQGYKRHWDRKAKAPYLWHPGNNVFITFDDERSVRAKCKYIKKYNMAGIMFWEYSSDPKGYLLDAIHTSFNK; from the coding sequence ATGGCCTTCATCCCGGCCGCCCCTCCCGGAAAAAAGCCCGTTGTGATCGCCTACGTCGGCGGTTACCGCGGCCTCATCGCCAACCCGGCTTCCATCATGGTGGAAAAGCTCACCCACATCAACTATGCCTTCGTAGACATCAAAAACGGGCAGGCATGGCTCACCAATGAAGCGACGGATACCGTCAATTTCCGCGCGCTCAACGCCCTCAAATTCCGCAACCCTGCGCTGAAGATCCTCATCTCCATCGGCGGCTGGGCCTGGAGCGAAAACTTCTCCGACGCCGTGCTCACCGAAGCCGGCCGGCAGCTGTTCGCCGCCACGGCCGTGGACATCGTCAGAAAGTATCAGCTCGACGGCGTGGACATCGACTGGGAATACCCCGGCGTGCCGGGCGAAGAAGGGAACGTGTACCGTCCGGAAGACAAACAGCACTACACCCTCATGTTCAAAGCTCTCCGCGCATCGCTCGATACGCTGCAGCGCGAAACGGGGCGCCCGTACCTGCTTACCACCGCGGTAGGCGGCGGGCGGTACTTCACCGAACATACGGAAATGGACAAAGCCCAGCAGTACCTCGACTATGTCAACATCATGACGTACGATTATAAAACCAGCGCCACCGGCCTGGCCGGGCACCATACTAACCTATACGGTTCAACGAAAGATACGGCCGAAGCAAGTGCCCACCGCTCGGTACAGATCTACCTGGAGGCCGGGGTGCCGGCGGAGAAACTGGTGATGGGGGCGGCGTTCTACGGCCGCGGCTGGACGCTCAAAGACGGCACCAACCGGGGGCTCAACCAGCAGGCCCTCAAAGGCGCCCGCGGCGGTGGTTATACCCGCCTGAAAGACAGCCTCATCAACCAGCAGGGATATAAACGCCATTGGGACAGAAAAGCAAAAGCCCCTTATCTTTGGCATCCCGGCAACAACGTGTTCATCACTTTCGACGATGAACGCTCCGTGCGGGCCAAGTGCAAATACATCAAAAAGTACAACATGGCCGGCATCATGTTCTGGGAGTATTCCAGCGATCCGAAAGGGTATCTGCTGGATGCTATTCACACGTCATTTAACAAATAA
- the kefF gene encoding glutathione-regulated potassium-efflux system oxidoreductase KefF yields MPKILILFAHPAFERSRIHARLLQAAATVKDVTIRDLYQLYPDFDVLPQVEQAVLEQHDIILFQHPFYWYSSPALIKQWLDLVLEHGWAYGKNGTRLQGKHMMNVLSMGGNEAAYTPQGHHGHSIKEFLLPFERTAGLCNMNYLPPFLVHGSNTLNDQQLGEYAARYVQLLEQLKTPQLGIPQP; encoded by the coding sequence GTGCCCAAAATACTCATTCTTTTTGCCCACCCGGCCTTTGAACGGTCACGCATACACGCCCGGCTGCTGCAGGCGGCCGCTACCGTCAAAGACGTGACCATCCGCGATCTTTATCAGTTGTACCCCGATTTTGACGTACTGCCGCAGGTAGAACAGGCGGTGCTCGAGCAGCACGACATCATCCTCTTTCAACATCCTTTTTACTGGTATAGCAGTCCCGCCCTCATCAAACAGTGGCTCGACCTGGTGCTGGAGCATGGCTGGGCATACGGCAAAAACGGCACCCGCCTGCAGGGCAAACACATGATGAATGTGCTTTCCATGGGCGGCAATGAAGCCGCCTACACGCCGCAGGGCCACCACGGGCATTCCATAAAGGAATTCCTGCTGCCGTTCGAACGCACGGCGGGGCTTTGCAACATGAACTACCTGCCGCCTTTCCTGGTGCACGGCTCCAATACTTTAAACGATCAGCAGCTCGGCGAATACGCCGCGCGTTACGTGCAACTGCTGGAACAGCTGAAAACGCCGCAATTGGGCATTCCTCAACCATAA